A single Roseomonas gilardii DNA region contains:
- a CDS encoding IS3 family transposase (programmed frameshift) has translation MTQPRRFTKEFEDEAVRLVRTSGRSQREIAEDLGIGLSTLVRWISRSRDRQIDAPDRSGQEDVAAELKRLRRENEILRQERDILKRATGFFRSGGKSVRFALIDAAKEEFPVHRLCSVLGVSQSGYFAWRGRPACRRQHEDMVLLAHVRSAFTLSNGTYGSPRMTRELQDSGLAVGRRRTARLMRENGLRARQKRRFKRTTDSHHAWPVAPNLLDQDFSAEGPNQKWGSDISYIWTCEGWLYLAVVIDLFARRAVGWAMADRLHRELALTALRKALIMRRPTPGLIHHADRGSQYCSADYQAELRKHGILISMSSKGNCYDNAMVETFFKTLKSELVWRTMFETRQDAEQAIGRYIDGFYNPVRRHSALDFTSPAQFEKMAAS, from the exons ATGACGCAGCCGAGACGGTTCACGAAGGAATTTGAGGACGAGGCAGTCCGGCTGGTCCGGACGAGCGGGAGGAGCCAGCGTGAGATCGCCGAGGATCTTGGGATTGGTTTGTCGACGCTGGTGCGGTGGATCAGCCGGAGCCGGGACCGGCAGATCGATGCGCCGGACCGCTCGGGTCAGGAGGACGTCGCGGCCGAGTTGAAGCGGCTGCGGCGGGAGAACGAGATCCTTCGCCAGGAGCGGGACATCCTCAAGCGAGCCACGG GCTTTTTTCGCTCGGGAGGGAAGTCGGTGAGGTTCGCGCTCATCGATGCGGCGAAAGAGGAGTTCCCCGTGCACCGTCTCTGCTCCGTTCTTGGCGTCAGCCAGAGCGGCTACTTTGCCTGGAGGGGCCGCCCGGCCTGCCGCCGCCAGCACGAGGACATGGTGCTGCTGGCCCATGTCCGTTCGGCGTTTACGCTGTCCAACGGCACCTACGGCAGCCCGCGGATGACGCGGGAACTGCAGGACAGCGGCTTGGCTGTCGGGCGCCGCCGGACGGCCCGCCTGATGCGGGAGAACGGCCTCCGCGCCCGGCAGAAGCGGCGGTTCAAGCGGACCACCGACAGCCATCATGCCTGGCCGGTCGCGCCCAACCTGCTGGACCAGGACTTCTCGGCGGAGGGTCCCAACCAGAAATGGGGCAGCGACATCTCCTATATCTGGACCTGCGAAGGCTGGCTGTATCTGGCCGTGGTCATCGACCTGTTCGCGCGCCGCGCCGTCGGCTGGGCCATGGCGGATCGGCTGCATCGGGAGCTGGCCCTGACCGCCCTCCGCAAGGCCCTCATCATGCGCCGCCCGACGCCAGGGCTGATCCATCACGCGGACCGCGGCAGCCAATATTGCTCCGCCGACTACCAGGCCGAACTCCGAAAGCACGGCATCCTGATCTCGATGTCGAGCAAGGGAAATTGCTACGATAACGCCATGGTTGAGACGTTCTTCAAGACACTGAAGTCGGAACTCGTCTGGCGCACCATGTTCGAAACACGCCAGGATGCCGAGCAGGCTATCGGCCGCTACATCGATGGTTTCTACAACCCTGTCCGGCGCCACTCCGCGCTCGACTTCACAAGCCCGGCCCAGTTCGAGAAGATGGCCGCCAGCTGA
- a CDS encoding glutamine synthetase, producing MNRLGCVMEFLLPHQEPSTFSKQVHLRLQPHHWSAAYACLGERNREAGLRICPVATLGGGDAAKQMNVEFRATDATANAYLALAGLITAGLAGLAEELPQPALVNADPSELSPETLAERGVRRLPGDLPAALEAFQADPVLMGWVPPLLAGCLLSVKRKEMSLVHGLDPAALCERYRAVY from the coding sequence GTGAACCGTCTCGGCTGCGTCATGGAGTTCCTCTTGCCTCATCAGGAACCCTCCACTTTTTCGAAGCAAGTCCATCTGCGCCTGCAGCCGCATCACTGGAGTGCGGCCTATGCCTGTCTCGGCGAGCGCAACCGCGAAGCGGGTCTGCGAATCTGTCCCGTCGCCACCCTGGGCGGCGGCGATGCGGCGAAGCAGATGAACGTGGAGTTCCGCGCCACCGATGCCACGGCCAACGCCTATCTGGCGCTGGCTGGCCTGATCACCGCCGGCCTCGCTGGCTTGGCGGAAGAATTGCCGCAGCCAGCGCTGGTCAATGCCGATCCGTCGGAACTGTCCCCCGAGACCCTTGCGGAACGAGGCGTGCGCCGCCTTCCGGGAGACCTGCCAGCGGCGCTGGAGGCGTTCCAGGCGGATCCGGTCCTCATGGGCTGGGTCCCACCGCTGCTGGCGGGCTGCCTGCTCTCGGTGAAGCGCAAGGAGATGTCACTGGTGCACGGGCTTGACCCAGCCGCGCTCTGCGAACGCTACCGGGCGGTGTACTGA
- a CDS encoding N-formylglutamate amidohydrolase, producing the protein MPLLQPGEPPAFTVENPSGRFPCLLLCEHASRRIPQALGDLGLPAGEIERHIGWDIGALVMARRLSRLLDAALFSTGYSRLVIDCNRPLEAPSSIPERSEDTVIPGNLGLSPADRAARRDELFLPFHNAVALHLDTHGERRCVMGVHSFTPHYRGETRPWEAGFLYASARRLAAPLMDGLHAQGFEVGDNEPYRIDPAEDYTVPVHGEARGLPALLIEIRQDLITTEADARAWADRLAPLMRDAVANIGEHTP; encoded by the coding sequence ATGCCCTTGCTTCAGCCCGGGGAGCCACCGGCCTTCACCGTGGAGAATCCCAGCGGCCGCTTTCCATGCCTGCTGCTCTGCGAGCATGCCAGCCGCCGGATCCCGCAGGCGCTGGGCGATCTCGGCCTGCCCGCCGGCGAGATCGAACGGCATATCGGCTGGGATATCGGCGCGCTCGTCATGGCGCGCCGGCTGTCGCGACTGCTGGATGCGGCACTCTTCTCCACGGGATATTCCCGCCTGGTCATAGACTGCAATCGGCCGCTCGAAGCGCCCTCCTCCATCCCCGAGCGCAGCGAAGATACGGTCATCCCCGGCAATCTCGGCCTTTCCCCGGCCGATCGGGCCGCGCGGCGGGACGAACTCTTCCTGCCTTTCCACAACGCGGTCGCGCTGCATCTGGATACGCATGGGGAACGGCGCTGCGTCATGGGCGTCCATAGCTTCACACCACACTACCGGGGTGAGACGCGGCCCTGGGAGGCGGGGTTCCTTTATGCCAGTGCCCGTCGGCTCGCGGCGCCCCTCATGGACGGGCTTCACGCCCAGGGTTTCGAGGTGGGCGACAACGAGCCCTACCGGATCGATCCGGCGGAGGATTACACGGTGCCCGTGCACGGCGAGGCGCGTGGCCTGCCTGCCCTTCTGATCGAGATCCGGCAGGACCTGATCACGACGGAAGCCGATGCGAGGGCCTGGGCGGACCGGCTGGCGCCGCTGATGCGCGATGCGGTCGCCAATATCGGGGAGCACACACCATGA